From Panthera uncia isolate 11264 chromosome D3 unlocalized genomic scaffold, Puncia_PCG_1.0 HiC_scaffold_8, whole genome shotgun sequence:
GTTTGGGAAAGGACAGAGCTGGGAGGTGGCAGCCTAGGGGCTGGGAAGGTATGGCATGCTGACCCTACCAGGGGCTTCATGGAatttctcagaggaggtgatacATGAGGCCGCACGGGAGGCACAGGGTCTGTGAgggtccaggcagaggggacaggatgCATGAAGGCTGCAGGATGGGCAGCCCATTGGATGAATGGTCTGGGGCTGAATTGTGGTGAGTGAAGGGTATGGGTCATGGAGGACAAtgaggtgggagaagggagggaccAGGGAATGGACATGGTGGCCCCTGTCTTGTCAGGTGCGGTGCCTGCCACGGGCTTCCTGAGGCAGAGCAGCATCAATCTGGATTCCCGAGGCTTCATCCCTGTCAacaaggtggggctggggggtggtggtggcgggggcaGGCAGGGTGCTGGGCCGGGGGTAGTGGCATGTCCAAGTCAAGGCCGCTGTGCCACCCACAGAGCCCTGGGCCCTCTCCCCACAGATGATGCAGACCAACGTTCCGGGCGTGTTTGCAGCTGGCGATGCTGTCACTTTCCCCCTCGCCTGGAGAAACAATCGGAAAGTGAACATCCCACATTGGCAGATGGCTCATGCCCAGGGTATGGCCAGCCCTGCGGCAGGATAGGGGATGGGAGGCTGTCCCAGGGTCTCAGCTTCCCCCAGGCCCACTCCTCAGTTGCTGGCCTTGGGTCCCGGTCTCTGGGTTAGACATTCAAGGCTTTGTGGTGGCCTGTCTGGGAGCCTCCTCCGGGTGATCAAGCCAGctgacagggcgcctgggtgactcagtcagttaagcatctgactcttgatttcagctcaggtcttgatctcagggtgttgatctcagggttgtgagttcaagcatcaTGTTAAGCTCCTCACTGGGCATGaagctgacttaaaaaaaaaaaaaagctagctgACAGAGCAAGCCCTGTGGCCCATCCACAGACGCCCCTCCAGTGCCCTCAGGACACCCCACCCAACTAGCCACAGTGTCCCACCCCATCCTTCCACcagcccctcctttcctttcatcCTCACCAACCTGTACAGTCacccagggagagagaaagggatttaGTAAGACACGGGCCACCTTCCCACTCAGTGCTTCTGTCTCCCTTGGGCCACTCGACTGGCTCTGTGAACACAGTTGTTTCATGCAGGCCCCTGGGAGGCAGCCATTTGGGCCTGGAAACTTGGGCTCAGTGGAGAACTGTTGTGCTCTATGATGAATagctcccccaccacacacacacacacacacacttggtgGTCACCATGCCCCTGAAGCCTCATTTACTGTGAACACCTGGTCTGAGTCCCTAAGATGTAGGTACAAGCAAGTTAGCTGCCTCGTGGGGAGGACCACCTGACTCCCTGCGCTcacctctcctctctcacttcaCATTATCTGAGCATCTGCTGCCTGAAATCCCACTCCTGGTACCAATATCTGCTCAGGTTCAAGGTCTAAAGTTGGTGCTGGTTTTAAGGAACCAAAGACCACTCATCAGTCAAGTACAATTAAGGTTTAACTGGGAGGGTCTAGGAGGCTCTCATAGCCCTCCAACTACAGGGTCCAGTGGGGCCTGGGAATATGAACTGGGAAGCCACCCACGCTATTCTCTGGGGCCCTGGGTGTGGCTGTCATCCCTACTTCCCTGGGCACTTGTGCCCCATTCTTCAGACCTGATGTGTCCGATTATTGTCTGGGTGCACACCTGAAATGGAGGCAGCCCAACAACGCCAGGAAACAGACCTTCTAGATGTGGGGCACTTCATTCAAATTCTCTAGAGAAGCAATCTAAGTGACTGGCTTTGAGCCAGGTGTCTCCTCTGCAATTGAGTGTGGGCAATGGGCTGAGCAATGATGCACCTGTTCACCTCTGGGAAAGCAAGGAGGAGTAGCTCCACATGTCAGAGGTCCCCAGAGAGCCCCGGCAGGCAGTGTAGGGGTGGCCGGGGCTAGGGTCGgggatctcatgaccctgagtctTACAGGGCGCGTGGCGGCCCAGAATATGCTGGCGCAGGAGGCGGAGATCAGCACCGTGCCCTACCTGTGGACAGCCATGTTTGGCAGGAGCCTGCGCTACGCTGGTAACAGAAGGcccgggcaggggcggggccaaGTGCGTTTAGGGGTGTGGCTAAGGTGTGTGCGGAGCGCAGAGGTGGAGCTTGGAAGTTCGGGCGGGGCTATGAGCATCCTAGGGGCGGGGCCGCGTCAGCTGTAGGAAGAGCGAAAACTGATTAGGGGTGGACTAAAAGGACCACCTAAAAGGACAAAGGGAGCAAGGCCTGGTGGGGTATTCAGGGGGGATTTAGGAGGCCACAGGACGCTGACCCGGGGGAGCCCCATCCCCTCCTGTACGGCCCACAGGGTACGGAGAAGGCTTCGACGACGTCATCATCCAGGGGGATCTGGAAGAGCTCAAGTTCGTGGCTTTTTACACCAAGTGAGAGCAACTGGGTGGAACGTGGCAGCCGCTGAAGCAGCGGGAGCTCGGTCGGGAAGGGGAACTCATCCCAGAGGAGCTCTGCTCCAGAGGAGGGGACTTACCTGAAAGATGGACCAAGTGGCCAAGGGAGGCAGCTAGGCAGGAGACCCACCAAGGGAATGTGAGGAGGTGGGGCAGTAATAACTCCAGCAGCCACGCACTGAGACAGGACATTTTATCTTCAGGACAGCAATTTGAGGTGGGTGTTGACTCCTGCTTTGACGCTGAGGAAAATCacacaggtagagagagagagtggtgatCCCAGGAGTGGAGCCAGCTCTGAACTCCACTGAGGAGAAAGACTGGAACCTCAGTGGGCCTCTGGCAGGATCCTAAAGCCCATGCTGGGCCAAGCAAAGCAGGGAGGGCTGGGTGCTCAGAATATTTCTGTTGTCCTGGGTAAGATCACTCCCTGGGCCCCAGTTGAAGAGGAGTACATCAGGGTCTCTAAGAAGAGAGGCCACTGCTGGGCAGTCCTCAGGCTCAGTTACTCTGTCCCTGCAGAGGCGATGAGGTGATTGCTGTGGCCAGCATGAATTACGATCCAATCGTGTCCAAGGTGGCTGAGGTGCTAGCCTCGGGCCGTGCCATCCGGAAGCGGGAGGTGGAGTGAGTGTGGGCTTCAGagatatgggggtgggggagggggaggaggtccCCTAAGGGACTGGTCCTTGGTAGCCAGCCACCCCCATAGCCCTACAGAGCCTTCCCCCATTCTTGGTCCACATCAGTCTATGGAACATCAGGACTATGGGGTGGTTGGGACAAGGGTTGTGCTTTGTGAATGGGCTGGTTATTTGTGTTCTTGGGGGATAGAAGGGGAAAAAGCTGTTGTCCCAGGGCAGGCCCAGTGCTGTGGGGAGGGGTCAAAGCCCTTGGTCAAAGCCATTGCTTAGGCAGTTACCTGGCATGGGACATCCAACTGGACATGGTTGTACTGAGACTGGCAGAAGCTAGGGAGGTAAAGGCAGCTAGTGATGCCTCTGGGGACACCCTACATAGAGTTGTTGGGTGGTTTTTTTGGTGTCTGGGAGACACTGGATGTCAGCTATTCCCCTCACCCCAGGCTGGTGCCAATGGGAGTCACCCTGTAGGCTTAAACTGCCTGCAGAgaggccccctccccctgcccagggaCTGGGGAAATCCTGGAGGCCACGGGACACGGGTAGGCCTCAGGCTGGAAACAATGGAGAACCAAGAGGGAACATGATGAATGACATGCTCTCTTCCTGgccttctctctatctctctctcttgccttcgAAAAGGCTGTTTGTGCTGCACAGCAAGTACGTGgttctctgtccttcctgttGACCATTCTGAGCCTTTCCCACCTAAGCCCAGAGCCTGTACCCCATGGTCTTTCCCTCTATGTCTAAGTACCCATTCCTGCTGGgcaccagggcctggcacagagcaggccccCTGCTGTCCTCAGCGATCAGCTGTTCATGGTGCCAAGTGGGGAACCCTCTGTCTTCTACCCTGACTCCTCCTCCCCTCATTCCTGCAGGACCGGCGACATGTCCTGGCTCACAGGGAAAGGATCCTGAGCTCGCATGCAGCAGACTTGGGCAGGCACGCTGGGGCACCAGGGACAGAGGCCAAGCCTTGGGGGCAGGTGCCAACCTCCAATTTCCCAGGATCCCCCAGGGCAGAACCTGAGCCTTCCCTGTGCTTGCCTTCGGTTGCCTGGCTCACCTCCAGAGAGGCTTCTGCTGCCTCCAGGAGATGCTTACCCCCCAAGGCCTCAGCTGCCACTGATGGCTGACAATGGAGGCAGGACAGGCCtgtcctcttctccctttcttgagACTGGTTCCCTACAGGACCCTGCAACATATTAgatattatcttaaaattaaaatgcacacgTTTGCAGATCTGTGTGACTTCCATTGTAATCGGACAGATACTCATGGAGAAAGCACAACCACACCAAGGAAGTTTGGCCTATGAGCACTCAGAGGAGGTAGCAACTGATGCTACCCCTAAGGTTAGGAAAAGCTTCTCTAACCAGTGTGTTGGATCTGGATTTTCAAAGAATGGCACTCCAGGTAGAAGGGACAGCACATGCCAAAGGTTTGAGATGGGAAGTGCTTCTTCAGGGGTCAGAGGCAGCTCGCACTTGGCAGTTTGGGGGCATGTGCCTACTTAGGGCTGTAGGGGCTGGGTCCTGAGACAATCCATGCTTTTCATGGCAGCCAGAGCTTCAGGAACCCCCATTTCGAAGGTAAAGAAAATGAGGCTCTGCTATTAACTAGGAACGAGGATCTAGAGCCTCTGTGCCACTCTGCCTCCTAGCCAAGGGGAATGTTGAGGGCGAGACGCGGGGGCCAGAAATGAGACAGCAAGCCGGAAGGAGATAGTCGTGCTCCCTCCTAGGCCGCTGTGAGACCGGAACCCTCCACCCGGGATCCCGGGAGCGGCGGACGATCAAGGCCGAGACCCGCGCAAGCAGGGCATGCCGGGAAGTGTGGCCTATCTCCAGGCGGTGTGGGTCGGGCCTGCGGCGGGGCAGTGCAGTCCAGGAAGGGCTGGGGACTAGACGCCGCCCTCACTGGAAGGGGGAACTGGGCGCGCGTACTTGGCGGTAAATGATTCCCAGGGGGTTACACGCTCTCTGCAGGGCCAGTTCCCGGAGGCTGTGCTGGCCCGCGGAGTCAGGAGGAGCGCTAAGCTGGCCGGGAAGCGCGTGCAGGCGGGAGTGCGGCGCCGGCCGGAAGTGTGGTGCGGTTGGCACAGTGCTCGCCGGGAAACGTAGTCCCGCCCGAGGCGGTGGCCTCACGTCCCGCGGACCCAGTGGCCGAGCCGGCGTGGACCCGGGATGGCTGGGCCGGGGGGTTCGGGGGGCCCGATCGGAGCCGGGGCCCTGGCAGGCAGCGCACGGTCCAAGGTAGCTCCGAGCGTGGACTTTGACCACAGCTGCTCGGACAGTGTTGAGTACCTGACACTCAACTTCGGGCCCTTCGAGACAGTGCATCGTTGGCGGCGCCTCCCGCCCTGCGACGAGTTCGTGGGGGCCCGGTACGGCGGAGTTCAGGGGTCTTGGAGTAGGGGGGTGTCTGAGGAGGTCTTGGGCGGGGTCCAGGGACCGAGGCCGGGGCGTGGTGTCCAGGAGCGGGATctggtgatggggggtggggaggaagtggTGGTGTCCAGGATGATGtccaggccaggggagggggtCCTGAGGGAGTCCTGGAGCAGCGTGGCCTGGGGCAGGTACTAGAGTTAAGCTGTGTTTGTGGGTCTGGAGCTGGGGTCCCGGGTGCTCTGCAGTGGGGTGGGGAGTCCAGAGAGTCCCAGGGCAATGTCTTTGGTTCCCATATACCGGGTCTTGGGGTACAGGTGGAATTTAGGGATTTCTATCAATCTTGGCAGTTGAGAAGTGTTACCTAATTTCTGCACCAGCCCGGGTGCTTAGTCTCATTCCTTGGGTGCCCCCAGGAGGGTCCTGGACTCACTGCCACCcacccattctttctttccaggCGCAGCAAGCACACAGTGGTGGCCTATAAAGATGCCATTTATGTATTTGGTGGAGACAATGGGTGAGTGAGTATGAACATGAGGGTGTTTGGACCAGGGAGGGAGGAACATGGTGGTTCGGACAGGGTTAGCTAATCACTCCGTCTCACTTTCTCCGTCTTTGAGGTTACCTGGCCTCAAGGTCCTCAGCACAGCATTCAGTGGATGGCACATGTTTGGGACACAGAAATGTTCCTCTTGTTCTGGGTGGACACAACCTTGAAAGAAACACATCCACCCTGGCAGTCGCTCTCACCAGGCACTTTTCCCTTCACTGAACTTCTTTTTGGGCCTTATCCTCATGCTCACATGGCAGTGTTTGGAGgacacagttttatttatttctcatattttccactttttggaAAGGTTTTCCCACCTGCCATAAATTCCTGGGAAACAACTTTCCTGACACCAACCTGATGTTTTTGTTGGTGGGCACACCTCCATCCTATGAACTGTTCCCAGTTAAGTTGTGGTTGGTCTCCTTTGGTGAGAGATAATGGCTGAGGTAAACCTTTGGTTTGTGCAGCTGCTTTCTTCTGGTGGTGTTTCCTTAAGACCCATTCCCAGAGGGAAAGAGCTATTTTAGCTCTTATCATGGGCTGGGCCATGTTAAATACTGGGTGTGGGCATAGCAGGCCATGCTTGCAGAGGAAAAAGGGCTCTGATCTGGGCAGGGAAGCCCAATCTGGAGGGGTTGATGACCTGAAAGATAAATAGGAGTGACtcagggaaaagaggaagagggttCCAATCGGAGGGATCCGCCTGGGCAATGAATGACCCAGAGGTGGGGGAGTACAGAGTGGCACCAGACCTGGAGTTTGGGCAGGGCATCCCTCCtccattaattcatttatgtCATCAGGAAAGGCCAGGGATGCTCACCAGGGGTCTGGGAGGCTTGGGAACCTGCTAGATGTGGGGCTGAAGCTTGGTCTCCCAGATAGACCAGGCTCAGTTCAAGTTAGAGCTTTGTGGCTTTGAGCTCAGGCAGGTTTGTTAAGACCACTAATCTGGTCTCCTCCTTTGTATATGGGGTGGCCATATGCCCTGCTCCTGAGGGTCAGTGAGCACAAACCTGTGAAAGACTCAGGACAGGTTTTGCTGTACTGAAGGTGCGGTGTTTGCACATGACCGATTCTGCCCATGAGTCTGTCCCTGCCTCTCAACCACAGGACTTGGCCTGAAGCCCAGAAGGACTGGCCTCTGGTTGGTTCTGCAGCCTTGTTCCTTCAGGACTCCCTCTGCGGGGGCTGACCTGGAGCTAGTAGGGTACAAGGACCCCATGAGGACCTGCAGACTAGGCAGAATGGTTTCCTTGGGCGGGGCCCTGGCTTCTAGCCTGTCTCCCCCACAGCCTGTTTCCCTATGAGCAGCCAGAGGGATCCATTTGAAATGCAAGTCTCAGTGTGTGCCTCCTGAGCACATAATCCTGGGATGGCTCCCCTCTCTCTGAGTAAAAGCCCAAACTGTCCTGGCAGTCTGAGAGGCCCTATACACTTGTGCCTGCCCTGCTCCTCTGCCTTTGTTTTACACTGGGCTACACCACTGCTTTGCTGTGTTCTGATTGAACCAAGCATCCTCCTGCTCAGGCCCTTGTACTGGCTGTTCCCTCCTTCCcaacccttcctgcctctcttccgAACATACTGTGAGGGAGGCCTTCCTGACTGCCTGGGTCAACTGGACTGTGGCCCTCCCGTCTCCTTCTGCACCTCTTACTGGCTCCATGGTAAGAGTACAGACCACATAGATTACCTCAGAGTTATCTCAAAGCACAAAGATGTTTGTTACCTGTCTCCTCCACTGGGGAGAGACCTGAACCCAGCACCCAAACAATTCAGTAAATGTGTATCACA
This genomic window contains:
- the LZTR1 gene encoding leucine-zipper-like transcriptional regulator 1, which gives rise to MAGPGGSGGPIGAGALAGSARSKVAPSVDFDHSCSDSVEYLTLNFGPFETVHRWRRLPPCDEFVGARRSKHTVVAYKDAIYVFGGDNGKTMLNDLLRFDVKDCSWCRAFTTGTPPAPRYHHSAVVYGSSMFVFGGYTGDIYSNSNLKNKNDLFEYKFATGQWTEWKIEGR